A single window of Liolophura sinensis isolate JHLJ2023 chromosome 6, CUHK_Ljap_v2, whole genome shotgun sequence DNA harbors:
- the LOC135467700 gene encoding G protein-coupled receptor 137Ba-like, whose amino-acid sequence MKWTMINPDGIPPIFPDVVHRGIEGEILSRRGGSDWPVVVTPTTESVTAITSISYVESATGINAPRAEALQQYDLSNLPTLRPALSPSVQLSLTITYITIYSLLFTLIYIQLWMIWWYRHKRLSYQTVFLFLCLIWAGLRATLFSFYFNDCLLANRLQVFLYWLLYCFPVCIQFMTLSLLLLFFAQVVFKARAKFEPNRYKTPLRLGVVFAVIIFIVTNLVCAIVVKDQEKRYKSVPVEILTVRVAINDTLFVIAGISLSICLYKMSKMPSSSLVLEAKGTTLCQAMIASVAIVLLYLSRAVYNFIAIYPATRKRVPGFGYDWVNVSDQADIFTLDRGYAFVSFGIVLFVWEVLPTFIVVVFFRVRRPTAAVMTLSEISTHSHSSKSYFFDNPRRYDSDDDLSKAVENSRGSYYGINSQYSNNHAVQGTPQEGQGHVNNGAAFGSFSSASGRTTSALVHSGQMRGVVGSYQQFYDGT is encoded by the exons ATGAAATGGACAATGATTAATCCAGACGGCATTCCACCGATTTTTCCGGACGTAGTTCATAGAGGCATAGAAGGCGAGATCTTGTCACGTCGTGGAGGCAGCGACTGGCCGGTGGTTGTGACCCCAACTACAGAATCGGTCACTGCCATCACAAGCATCAGCTATGTCGAAAGCGCCACTGGAATAAATGCCCCTAGAGCCGAGGCATTGCAGCAGTACGACCTCAGCAACCTTCCCACCTTACGGCCAGCCTTATCTCCCAGTGTCCAGCTCAGCCTGACCATCACTTACATCACCATCTACTCCCTGTTGTTTACACTTATTTACATTCAGCTATGGATGATATGGTGGTACCGTCACAAGCGTCTGAGTTACCAAACTGTTTTCCTCTTCCTCTGCCTGATATGGGCTGGACTGCGTGCAACCCTCTTCTCCTTCTATTTCAATGATTGTTTGCTGGCAAACAGGTTGCAAGTTTTCCTGTATTGGCTGCTCTACTGTTTCCCAGTCTGTATTCAGTTCATGACGCTGTCCCTTCTGCTGTTGTTCTTTGCACAG GTGGTTTTTAAGGCGAGAGCGAAATTTGAGCCCAACAGGTACAA AACCCCGTTACGTCTGGGTGTGGTGTTTGCTGTCATCATCTTCATCGTGACGAACCTAGTCTGTGCGATTGTGGTGAAGGACCAGGAGAAGCGGTACAAGTCTGTCCCAGTGGAAATCCTGACGGTGCGTGTGGCCATCAATGATACACTTTTCGTTATCGCAGGCATCTCTCTCTCCATTTGCCTGTACAAGATGTCTAAGATGCCCTCATCAAGCCTGGTTCTTGAGGCAAAG GGAACCACCCTATGTCAGGCCATGATAGCCAGTGTAGCCATTGTCTTACTGTACCTCTCCCGTGCTGTCTACAATTTCATAGCCATCTACCCAGCCACCAGGAAGCGGGTACCAGGCTTTGGATATGACTGGGTTAATGTATCAGATCAG GCTGATATCTTCACACTGGATAGAGGATACGCATTCGTGTCTTTCGGGATTGTCCTGTTTGTGTGGGAAGTGTTACCCACATTTATCGTGGTCGTGTTCTTCAGGGTTCGCAGACCCACTGCGGCAGTCATG ACATTGTCCGAGATTTCAACCCACAGCCACAGCTCCAAGTCCTACTTCTTTGACAACCCACGCCGCTATGACAGCGATGATGATCTCTCTAAGGCCGTCGAGAATTCCAGGGGGAG CTACTATGGAATCAACTCTCAGTACTCAAACAATCATGCCGTTCAAGGGACACCCCAGGAGGGACAAGGGCATGTTAACAATGGGGCAGCATTTGGCAGTTTCTCTTCAGCGTCGGGAAGAACCACATCAGCTCTGGTGCACAGTGGTCAGATGAGGGGTGTGGTGGGCAGCTACCAGCAGTTCTACGATGGCACATAA